The region ATTTCTTCTTCATGTTTTGTAACTCCTTTTCCTAAAAGCTCGCTACTGTTCTCTAAAACAAGTTTTGTAGATACATAGATGAGTAGAGCTGACACAGCTAGACCTAGAGCTCCATCAAGCCACCAAAAATCTTTTCCAAAGGTTATAGCTATAGCTAGAATAGCTGTAGCTATAGCATCGCTTCTATGATGCCATGCATCAGCAACTAGTGTAGTTGAGTTATATCTTGATCCTAGGCTCTCAGACCATCTAGCTAGAACTTCTTTAATTAATGTCGAGATAGCAAGTACTAGTACTAGGACCCAGTTGAATAAGAATCCTTCTCTCGATAGGATCTTGTTTATGCTTTTCTGGAGAAACTCTATCCCAACCATAACAAGCATAACGCTTATAACTATTGTTGCTACTGTTTCAGCTCTTCCATGACCAAATGGATGTTCTTCATCAGCTGGTCTATAGCTTATCCAGAAACCTAGAATAACTATTACAGATGTTAATGAATCTGATAGTGTGTGAAAAGCATCAGCTACAACAGCTATAGAATTGTATAGTGTTCCATAGATATACTTGATCACGAACAAAACTGTGTTTACAGCTATAGATACACTACCTTCTATATATCCAATCCTTCTTCTAGTGATAGTATTAATCAAGCAGAGCATTATTATCTCGTATCTAGTATTTTCTAGAGGATCTTTAACTATCCAAGAATTTAGATGCTTCAAAACTATAACTAGAGAAACATTTACAACTGCAGGTCTATACTCTGTTTTGTTGTGTGTTAATGTATGTATTGAGTTTCAGTAACTTCTTCTTGATGGTGTGTAGCATGTTCAGCATATCTATAGCTATATAGTGATGTTCTCTACACATAGGTCTGCATTTCTCTATCTCTCTAGCTATAACTATGTATATGTTTCTTGGTTTCTGTAGTCCTGTTAAACTAGC is a window of Ignisphaera sp. DNA encoding:
- a CDS encoding cation diffusion facilitator family transporter; its protein translation is MKHLNSWIVKDPLENTRYEIIMLCLINTITRRRIGYIEGSVSIAVNTVLFVIKYIYGTLYNSIAVVADAFHTLSDSLTSVIVILGFWISYRPADEEHPFGHGRAETVATIVISVMLVMVGIEFLQKSINKILSREGFLFNWVLVLVLAISTLIKEVLARWSESLGSRYNSTTLVADAWHHRSDAIATAILAIAITFGKDFWWLDGALGLAVSALLIYVSTKLVLENSSELLGKGVTKHEEEIIKNIVYRLSNEIKDVHHIHIHRYGNHVEVTLHIKLNPETPLKKAHEIASEIEKSIRDELGWEATVHVEPIST